The proteins below come from a single Pedobacter aquae genomic window:
- a CDS encoding restriction endonuclease subunit S, translating into MSYKRIGDYIHLVDNRNKDLAVTTLLGINITKNFMPSVANTSETDLSKYKIINKGQFAYSAMQVGRDETIRLALYTDDKPAIISPAYLVIEVNDKNELLPEYMMMWFQRPESDRYGWFISDSSVRASLEWERFCEIQIPIPDINEQRKFVALYKGLLTNQKTYENSLADLQLICDSYIENLIKTEEPELLGEYIEQSDERNNDLQVTFLQGVSTNKVLIETKANTNGLSFHNYKVVRTGEFVYVADTSRRGDKIALAMNSVEPCIVSAIYTVFRVVKTTELLPEYLYLWFARPEFDRYARFHSWGSARETFDWADMCNVKLPIPDIKVQEAIVTIYHTLETRKRINEQLKNTIKPLCPVLMKGVVESMKLETVEN; encoded by the coding sequence ATGAGTTATAAGCGTATTGGCGATTATATTCATTTGGTGGACAACCGAAATAAAGATTTAGCGGTTACAACCCTATTGGGTATAAATATTACCAAGAATTTTATGCCTTCGGTTGCCAATACTTCTGAAACAGATTTATCAAAATATAAAATCATTAATAAGGGACAATTTGCATATAGTGCAATGCAGGTAGGCAGAGACGAAACCATCCGTTTAGCTTTATATACAGATGATAAACCTGCCATTATTTCCCCGGCTTATTTAGTAATTGAAGTAAATGACAAAAATGAATTGTTGCCCGAGTATATGATGATGTGGTTTCAACGACCAGAATCAGACAGATACGGTTGGTTTATTAGTGATAGTAGTGTAAGAGCAAGTTTAGAATGGGAACGCTTCTGCGAAATACAAATCCCAATTCCTGATATTAATGAACAACGAAAATTTGTAGCTCTTTACAAGGGATTACTCACCAACCAAAAAACCTACGAAAACAGTTTGGCTGACTTGCAATTGATTTGCGATAGCTACATTGAAAACCTGATTAAGACGGAAGAACCCGAATTGCTCGGAGAATACATAGAGCAATCGGATGAAAGGAATAACGATTTGCAGGTAACTTTTTTGCAAGGCGTATCAACCAATAAAGTTTTGATTGAAACTAAAGCCAATACAAATGGACTTAGTTTTCACAACTACAAAGTTGTAAGAACAGGCGAATTTGTTTATGTAGCTGATACTTCAAGGCGTGGCGATAAAATTGCTTTGGCTATGAATTCGGTTGAACCTTGTATTGTTTCCGCCATATACACAGTTTTTCGAGTTGTAAAAACTACGGAATTGCTTCCTGAATATTTGTATTTGTGGTTTGCTCGACCTGAATTTGACCGTTACGCAAGATTTCATTCTTGGGGCAGTGCAAGAGAAACATTTGACTGGGCTGATATGTGCAATGTGAAATTGCCAATTCCCGATATCAAAGTTCAAGAAGCCATTGTAACCATTTACCACACGTTGGAAACTCGTAAACGAATTAATGAGCAATTGAAAAATACCATTAAACCGCTTTGTCCAGTGTTGATGAAAGGTGTGGTGGAGAGTATGAAATTAGAAACAGTAGAAAATTAA
- a CDS encoding queuosine precursor transporter — protein MDNTISYQSKANKLYIILGGFFIANAILAEFIGVKIFSVEESIGLKKFDIDLFGVEGLSFNMSAGVLNWPFVFIMTDIINEYYGVKGVKFLSYLGAALIAFAFLMVGFAMSLSPADFWLLQNINGEALNMNNAFSAIFGQGMWIIIGSITAFLIGQVADVSIFHKIKKLTGERNLWLRATGSTLVSQLIDSFVVIFIAFYLNPQYSWSWQMVAAIGLVNYTYKFIVALLLTPILYVLHSAIDRYLGKDLAQQLIAKAAQ, from the coding sequence ATGGACAATACCATTAGTTATCAATCTAAAGCCAATAAGTTATACATCATTTTAGGCGGTTTTTTTATTGCCAATGCTATACTTGCCGAATTTATAGGGGTAAAAATATTCTCCGTAGAAGAGTCTATAGGCTTAAAAAAGTTTGATATCGACCTTTTTGGGGTAGAGGGATTATCTTTTAACATGTCGGCAGGGGTACTAAACTGGCCTTTTGTATTTATCATGACGGATATTATAAATGAATATTATGGTGTTAAAGGCGTAAAATTCTTATCCTATTTAGGTGCTGCTTTAATAGCTTTTGCTTTTTTAATGGTAGGTTTTGCCATGTCTTTAAGTCCTGCAGATTTCTGGTTACTGCAAAATATTAACGGTGAAGCTTTAAATATGAATAATGCCTTCTCGGCAATTTTTGGCCAAGGTATGTGGATTATTATAGGCTCTATCACTGCATTTTTAATAGGGCAGGTGGCAGATGTTAGCATCTTTCATAAAATAAAGAAACTAACGGGCGAGCGTAATTTATGGCTAAGAGCCACAGGTTCTACTTTGGTTTCTCAACTGATAGATAGCTTTGTGGTGATTTTTATAGCTTTTTACCTTAACCCACAATACAGCTGGAGCTGGCAAATGGTTGCCGCAATAGGTTTGGTGAATTATACCTATAAGTTTATTGTCGCACTGCTTTTAACCCCCATCTTATATGTTTTACATAGTGCTATTGATAGGTATTTAGGAAAAGATTTGGCGCAGCAATTGATAGCCAAAGCTGCTCAATAA
- a CDS encoding transglycosylase domain-containing protein encodes MFKEIPNKPLRYFSIVIYLFIIFICAVELNFLWLFGYSPVKKDIKFPSLSLSSEVYYSDGKLIGKYYKENRTPVNFNQIDSTIVNALIATEDARFYKHSGVDFLSIGSGVISTLTGDKRGGSTITQQLAKNLYRTRNNKSQGFIKHIPVVRTLVSKFKEWLTAYKLEANYSKEDIITMYLNTVPFGNNSYGINTAAKHYFNKAVDKVKLEESALLVGMLKATSTYNPIKNPEKALDRRNIVLAQMLKYEYINDATYQKTVKKPLKLNLGKDTGKNDGDSYLRTAVAKWLQEWCDENGFDLYEDGLKIYTTIDSRLQKYAEEAVQNHMKILQRRFNNVWGDEEPWRDSEGNVIPNFIENNLQKLPWYVDFKKRLKNNRDSIDYYLNKPKKMTVFTWDGDKEVEFSTIDSLTYYAKMLNTGMMTLDPFSGKIKVWVGGDNYNYFKYDHVKQSKRQAGSTFKPFAYLAALESGLNPCDKFTDKPVKIAYKIGSKTEVWEPKNADWNFSYREMSLRWAMGKSVNSITAQITEQVGWDKVVELAHECGIESKLQSVPSVSLGSNDVSVYEMVRAYGTFLNKGKRVDPILVEKITDLDGNIIEEFKAKHTQVLSEEIAWLMLYMFRGGMEEPGGTSQALWEWDLWKKNNQIGGKTGTSSDYVDGWYMGITKDLVTGVWVGADDRSIHFKDAQTGEGSRTALPIFGKFMEKVYRDPQTGITPGPFPKPDIEITRTYICPSPRIVVDTNSTDSLAVDSLMLMEIENPEAQQNQEVNPETEIKTENKNQNKTPDVKQGVTQKQETEAPLSKKDERKLQREKRKEEQE; translated from the coding sequence ATGTTTAAAGAAATACCTAATAAGCCTCTCAGATACTTCAGTATTGTTATTTACCTATTTATTATTTTCATTTGTGCAGTAGAGCTTAATTTTTTATGGCTTTTTGGTTATTCTCCCGTAAAAAAAGATATTAAATTCCCATCATTAAGTCTTTCCTCAGAAGTTTATTATTCAGATGGCAAACTCATTGGCAAATACTATAAAGAAAACCGTACGCCTGTTAATTTCAATCAGATTGATAGCACCATTGTAAACGCCTTAATCGCTACAGAAGATGCTAGGTTTTATAAGCACTCTGGGGTTGATTTCCTTTCCATAGGTTCTGGCGTTATTTCTACCCTTACCGGAGATAAACGTGGCGGAAGTACAATCACACAGCAGCTAGCAAAAAATCTATATCGTACCAGAAACAATAAATCTCAAGGTTTTATTAAACATATCCCGGTAGTAAGAACCTTGGTTTCTAAATTTAAAGAATGGCTAACTGCCTATAAATTAGAAGCCAATTATTCTAAGGAAGATATTATCACCATGTACCTCAATACCGTACCTTTTGGTAATAATTCTTACGGTATCAACACCGCAGCAAAGCATTATTTCAATAAAGCTGTAGATAAAGTTAAGTTAGAAGAATCAGCCCTATTGGTAGGAATGCTTAAAGCAACATCAACCTACAACCCTATTAAAAACCCCGAAAAAGCATTAGACAGACGAAACATTGTTTTGGCACAAATGCTTAAATACGAATATATAAACGATGCTACTTATCAAAAAACAGTAAAAAAACCTTTAAAACTTAATTTAGGTAAAGATACCGGCAAGAATGATGGCGATTCTTATTTAAGAACAGCGGTTGCTAAATGGCTACAAGAATGGTGTGATGAAAATGGCTTTGATTTATATGAGGATGGCTTAAAAATTTATACCACCATTGATTCTAGGTTGCAAAAATATGCCGAAGAAGCGGTACAAAACCACATGAAAATCTTGCAAAGAAGGTTTAATAATGTTTGGGGAGATGAAGAGCCTTGGCGAGATTCTGAAGGAAATGTTATTCCGAATTTTATAGAAAACAACTTACAAAAATTGCCTTGGTATGTCGATTTTAAAAAGCGTCTTAAAAATAACCGCGACTCTATAGATTATTATTTAAATAAGCCTAAAAAGATGACTGTCTTTACCTGGGATGGTGATAAAGAAGTGGAGTTTTCTACCATAGACTCTTTAACTTATTATGCCAAAATGCTAAATACAGGTATGATGACTTTAGACCCTTTTTCTGGCAAAATAAAAGTTTGGGTTGGTGGTGATAATTATAACTACTTCAAATATGACCATGTAAAGCAATCTAAACGTCAGGCGGGTTCTACCTTTAAACCTTTTGCTTATTTAGCGGCTTTAGAAAGTGGTTTAAACCCTTGTGATAAGTTTACCGATAAACCTGTTAAAATAGCCTATAAAATAGGCTCTAAGACCGAAGTTTGGGAACCTAAAAATGCCGATTGGAACTTCTCTTACCGCGAAATGTCCTTACGCTGGGCCATGGGAAAATCTGTAAATTCTATCACCGCACAAATTACAGAGCAAGTAGGTTGGGATAAAGTTGTAGAATTAGCGCATGAATGTGGTATCGAAAGTAAATTACAATCCGTACCTTCTGTAAGTTTAGGTTCTAATGATGTTAGCGTTTATGAAATGGTAAGGGCTTATGGCACTTTTCTAAATAAAGGAAAAAGAGTAGACCCTATTTTGGTAGAGAAAATAACCGATTTAGATGGCAATATCATCGAAGAATTTAAAGCAAAACATACACAAGTTTTAAGCGAAGAAATAGCATGGTTAATGCTATATATGTTTAGAGGTGGTATGGAAGAACCCGGCGGCACATCGCAAGCCTTATGGGAATGGGATTTGTGGAAGAAAAATAACCAAATTGGTGGTAAAACAGGTACATCATCAGATTATGTTGATGGTTGGTATATGGGTATCACCAAAGATTTAGTGACAGGCGTTTGGGTTGGTGCAGACGATAGAAGTATACACTTTAAGGATGCACAAACAGGTGAAGGCTCTAGAACGGCTTTACCTATTTTTGGTAAGTTTATGGAAAAAGTATATCGCGACCCACAAACAGGCATAACGCCAGGTCCTTTTCCTAAACCAGATATTGAAATTACTCGTACTTATATATGCCCTAGTCCGAGAATTGTTGTAGATACCAACAGCACAGATAGCTTGGCTGTAGATTCTTTGATGCTGATGGAAATAGAAAATCCTGAGGCGCAGCAAAACCAGGAAGTAAATCCTGAAACAGAAATAAAAACTGAAAATAAAAACCAGAATAAAACTCCTGATGTTAAACAGGGTGTTACTCAAAAGCAAGAAACAGAAGCGCCTTTAAGTAAAAAGGATGAAAGAAAATTGCAGCGAGAAAAAAGAAAAGAAGAACAAGAGTAA
- a CDS encoding methionine aminotransferase, producing MINIISKLPNVTTTIFSVMSALAQEYDAINLSQGFPDFDCDEKLKELVFKEMKKGHNQYAPMPGLLALRETLSAKIENLHQSYYHPETEITITAGGTQAISTAITAILRPNDEVIIFEPAYDAYAPMVRLLGGLVKAYEMAPPEYEIDWSTVKKLVSANTKMIIVNSPHNPTGRTLNETDIKELINITRNTDIIIVSDEVYEHLTYDGRKHLSLAAYPELKERTFVTASFGKLFHTTGWKIGYCSAPEALMKEFRKVHQFQIFSVNTPMQYAINTYMQKPDVYLGLASFYQEKRDFFRKLLQETKLTLLPCEGSYFQMVSYEKISFDKDTDMAMKLLKEYRVASIPASPFYSKTTDYKTLRLCFAKKQETLEKAVNNLVKI from the coding sequence GTGATTAATATTATTTCAAAGTTACCCAACGTTACTACCACTATTTTTTCTGTGATGAGTGCTTTGGCTCAAGAATATGATGCCATTAATTTATCTCAAGGTTTCCCAGATTTTGATTGTGATGAAAAACTCAAAGAACTGGTTTTTAAAGAAATGAAAAAAGGCCATAACCAGTATGCGCCTATGCCTGGTTTATTAGCTTTAAGAGAAACTTTAAGTGCTAAAATAGAAAATTTACATCAGTCTTATTACCATCCGGAAACAGAAATAACCATTACAGCTGGCGGTACGCAAGCCATTTCAACAGCCATCACCGCTATTTTAAGACCAAATGATGAAGTCATTATTTTTGAACCTGCTTATGATGCTTATGCACCCATGGTAAGGCTTTTAGGTGGCTTAGTTAAGGCTTATGAAATGGCACCTCCCGAATATGAAATTGATTGGAGTACGGTAAAAAAGCTAGTTTCTGCTAATACTAAAATGATTATCGTTAACTCGCCTCATAACCCTACAGGTAGAACATTGAATGAGACCGATATTAAAGAACTCATCAACATCACCAGAAATACAGATATTATTATTGTGAGTGATGAAGTTTATGAACATTTAACCTACGATGGCAGAAAACATTTAAGCTTAGCGGCTTATCCCGAGCTGAAAGAAAGAACTTTTGTAACGGCTAGTTTTGGTAAACTTTTCCATACCACAGGATGGAAAATTGGTTATTGCAGTGCCCCAGAAGCTTTGATGAAAGAATTTAGAAAAGTGCATCAATTCCAGATATTTTCTGTGAATACACCTATGCAATACGCTATAAATACCTATATGCAAAAACCCGATGTTTATCTAGGATTGGCTAGCTTTTATCAAGAAAAGAGAGATTTTTTTAGAAAATTATTGCAAGAAACTAAATTAACTTTATTACCTTGCGAAGGCTCTTATTTTCAAATGGTTAGCTATGAGAAGATATCTTTTGACAAAGATACTGACATGGCTATGAAACTATTAAAAGAATATAGAGTAGCCAGTATACCTGCCTCTCCATTTTATTCTAAAACTACAGATTACAAAACCTTAAGGCTGTGTTTTGCGAAAAAGCAAGAAACATTAGAAAAAGCCGTTAATAATCTAGTTAAAATTTAA
- a CDS encoding type I restriction-modification system subunit M gives MAKQKKETDNEGLQASLKTKTKREQIKEKTIEVTLWEAANKLRGSVEPAEYKHVVLGLIFLKFASDKFEEHRAKLIAEGKEKYIEMPEFYNMNNVFFLEETSRWSYLIKRAKQNDIALLIDTALHTIEKNNKALKGALPDNYFSRLGLDVTKLASLLDTINDIDTNKDPKQDVVGKVYEYFLSKFALAEGKGKGEFYTPKSIVNLIAEMIEPYKGIIYDPACGSGGMFVQSVKFIEAHHGNKKEISIYGQEYTNTTYKLAKMNLAIRGISGNLGEKAADTFLDDQHKDLKADFIMANPPFNQKDWRAENELTDDPRWRGYDVPPKSNANYGWILNMVSKLSENGVAGFILANGALSGGGEEYKIRRKLIENNLVEAIVIIPRDTFYTTDISVTLWILNKNKKARMVEINSKQKHYRDREKEILFMDLRRWGQEFEKQFIELTDEEIGQVAENYHNWQQADYKKTYKNVPEYCYSASFEEIQANDFSLVPSKYIQFIDRDSEIDFDTEMKRIQKDFKTLLQEEKQSQEQLINAFKTLGYEL, from the coding sequence ATGGCAAAACAGAAGAAAGAAACCGACAACGAAGGTTTGCAAGCATCTTTGAAAACAAAAACAAAGCGTGAGCAAATAAAAGAAAAAACAATAGAAGTTACCCTTTGGGAAGCAGCAAATAAATTGAGAGGAAGCGTGGAGCCTGCAGAATACAAACACGTGGTGTTAGGGCTGATTTTCTTAAAATTTGCCAGCGACAAGTTTGAAGAACACCGAGCAAAACTGATTGCCGAAGGTAAAGAGAAATACATTGAAATGCCTGAGTTCTACAATATGAACAATGTGTTCTTTTTGGAAGAAACAAGCCGTTGGAGTTACCTGATTAAAAGAGCCAAGCAAAACGACATTGCCCTGCTCATAGATACTGCCTTGCACACCATTGAAAAAAATAACAAAGCATTAAAAGGTGCCTTGCCAGATAATTACTTTTCCCGTTTGGGTTTAGATGTTACCAAACTGGCATCCTTGCTCGATACTATTAACGACATTGACACCAACAAAGACCCTAAACAAGATGTAGTTGGCAAAGTGTATGAATACTTCCTTTCCAAATTTGCCTTGGCAGAAGGAAAAGGTAAAGGAGAATTTTATACGCCTAAAAGTATTGTAAACCTCATTGCCGAAATGATTGAACCTTACAAGGGAATCATTTATGACCCAGCTTGCGGTTCTGGTGGTATGTTTGTGCAGAGTGTTAAGTTTATAGAAGCACACCACGGCAACAAAAAAGAAATTTCTATTTACGGACAAGAATACACCAATACCACCTACAAACTGGCAAAAATGAACCTTGCCATACGGGGCATTAGTGGAAACTTAGGCGAAAAAGCAGCCGATACCTTTCTGGACGACCAACACAAAGACCTGAAAGCCGATTTTATTATGGCAAACCCGCCTTTTAACCAAAAGGACTGGCGGGCAGAAAATGAATTAACAGACGACCCACGTTGGAGAGGTTATGATGTACCACCCAAAAGCAATGCCAACTATGGTTGGATTTTGAATATGGTGAGCAAACTTTCTGAAAACGGTGTGGCAGGTTTTATCTTGGCTAATGGTGCATTAAGTGGCGGTGGCGAAGAATACAAAATACGCAGAAAGCTGATTGAAAATAATTTGGTGGAAGCGATTGTAATTATTCCAAGAGATACCTTTTACACTACTGACATCAGCGTTACGCTTTGGATTTTGAACAAAAACAAAAAAGCAAGAATGGTTGAAATAAACAGTAAACAGAAACACTACCGTGACCGTGAAAAAGAAATCCTGTTTATGGATTTAAGGCGTTGGGGGCAGGAATTTGAAAAACAGTTTATTGAATTAACTGACGAAGAAATTGGGCAGGTGGCGGAGAACTATCACAACTGGCAACAAGCCGACTACAAGAAAACCTACAAAAATGTGCCAGAGTATTGCTACTCTGCCAGTTTTGAAGAAATACAGGCAAACGATTTTTCATTGGTGCCAAGCAAGTACATTCAATTCATTGACCGAGACAGCGAAATAGATTTTGACACCGAAATGAAACGCATACAAAAGGATTTCAAAACTCTTTTGCAAGAAGAAAAGCAATCACAGGAACAGTTGATTAACGCATTTAAAACTTTGGGCTATGAGTTATAA
- a CDS encoding DUF4276 family protein, producing the protein MSRLVFIVEGDTEIILVQNLIVPYFINKGFNNPIHAQTIISNRKQHKKGGVVGYDKFKNEVKRTLAQGNVIVTTFIDFFRIPTDFPSYTTDSSLVDKIENAIHTDFNNHPNFIPYIQLHELEALMFSNIAGFDLVIDDQKSLDKIKKIIDDYPNPEDINNSPATAPSKRLEKIYNYDKTGDGEMIFEMIGIDAIIEKCPRFANWLKVLEERLS; encoded by the coding sequence ATGAGTAGGCTGGTCTTTATCGTAGAAGGTGATACCGAGATTATTTTGGTTCAAAATCTAATAGTACCTTATTTTATAAATAAAGGATTTAACAATCCCATACATGCGCAAACTATAATAAGTAATCGCAAACAACACAAAAAAGGTGGAGTGGTTGGATATGATAAGTTTAAAAACGAAGTAAAAAGAACTTTGGCACAAGGAAATGTTATTGTGACTACATTTATAGATTTTTTTCGGATACCTACAGATTTTCCTTCCTATACCACTGACTCCAGCTTAGTAGATAAAATTGAAAATGCAATACACACAGATTTCAATAATCATCCAAATTTTATTCCTTACATACAATTACACGAGCTAGAAGCACTTATGTTTTCTAATATAGCTGGTTTTGATTTAGTAATCGATGATCAAAAAAGTCTGGATAAGATTAAAAAAATAATCGATGATTATCCAAACCCAGAAGATATTAATAATTCACCCGCCACTGCGCCCTCTAAACGATTAGAAAAGATTTACAATTATGATAAAACAGGAGATGGTGAGATGATATTCGAAATGATAGGCATTGATGCCATTATTGAGAAATGCCCTCGGTTTGCAAATTGGCTTAAAGTATTAGAGGAAAGACTAAGCTGA
- a CDS encoding phosphatase PAP2 family protein, with protein sequence MMIKNTYQKLVKTLLLLFSEAAILFLLLFTALIVFLFTAKMVFIDERLEFDLYVFKLLLEHVNPTSTAIMLFFTQLGSSVVITTGNLLLIAYFLFLKKRRWFALKVPAVSLSSLALMLSLKSLFNRPRPLSPLLYQELGLSFPSGHALSAVTFYGLIIYLISISSLTKQTKFFINSLLVFIIFMVGLSRIYLRVHYTSDVIAGFCAGILWLWLAVKILNGIEKFSRRELGG encoded by the coding sequence ATGATGATTAAAAACACTTATCAAAAGCTGGTTAAAACTTTGCTTTTGCTTTTTTCAGAAGCGGCAATTCTTTTTTTATTGTTGTTTACCGCACTTATCGTTTTTCTATTTACGGCAAAAATGGTGTTTATTGATGAACGCCTGGAGTTTGATTTATATGTTTTTAAGCTCTTACTTGAGCATGTAAACCCAACTTCTACTGCCATCATGCTGTTTTTTACGCAATTGGGTAGTTCGGTAGTTATCACCACAGGAAATCTTTTATTGATAGCCTATTTCTTGTTTTTAAAAAAACGACGATGGTTTGCCTTAAAAGTACCCGCAGTATCTTTAAGTAGTTTAGCTTTAATGCTAAGCTTGAAAAGCCTTTTTAACCGACCAAGACCGCTATCGCCTTTGCTTTACCAAGAGCTAGGCTTAAGTTTCCCAAGCGGACATGCCTTAAGCGCCGTAACTTTTTATGGTTTAATCATCTATTTAATCTCCATCAGCAGTTTAACCAAACAAACCAAGTTCTTTATTAACAGTCTTTTAGTTTTCATCATCTTTATGGTGGGTTTAAGCAGAATATACCTAAGGGTGCATTATACCAGCGATGTAATTGCCGGTTTTTGTGCTGGTATTTTATGGCTTTGGTTGGCGGTAAAAATATTAAACGGTATTGAGAAATTTAGTAGGAGGGAGTTGGGGGGGTAG
- a CDS encoding AAA family ATPase, with amino-acid sequence MITKIEIEGYKSIKHLSINLLPINILLGGNGVGKSNFISLFTLIRNIYNRNLENYVLTKGGADSLLHFGKKNTKEINIDIYFGTALRAENRFILGLQSGNNDNLFIKYTKTAFNSYDRWHIQDFETNVKESQFATFNHRQAYYVNYRLMQFDVYHFHDTSDTSPLKGMCDLHDNIRLRRNGSNLASFLYYLKEKEPKHFKRIELTVKSIAPFFDRFVLQPNRLNERKIQLEWQEKGFPDSYFNASHLSDGTLRFICLATLLMQPKPPATIIIDEPELGLHPVAINKLAALIRKASENTQIIISTQSINLIDNFSPEDIIVTDRSKDGSVFKRLNSEDLQDWLTEYSLGDLWGKNQLGAQPYSI; translated from the coding sequence ATGATTACCAAGATAGAAATAGAAGGTTACAAAAGTATAAAGCATTTAAGTATCAACTTATTGCCAATTAACATACTTTTAGGGGGGAATGGGGTTGGGAAAAGTAATTTCATTTCCTTGTTTACTTTAATTCGTAATATTTATAATCGAAATCTTGAAAATTATGTATTAACAAAAGGAGGCGCAGATAGTCTACTGCATTTTGGCAAAAAGAACACTAAGGAAATAAATATTGATATTTATTTTGGTACAGCGCTAAGAGCTGAAAATAGATTTATCTTGGGTTTGCAATCTGGTAACAATGACAACTTGTTTATAAAATACACTAAAACAGCGTTTAACTCATATGATCGTTGGCATATTCAAGACTTTGAAACAAATGTAAAAGAATCTCAATTTGCAACATTTAACCATAGACAAGCCTATTATGTAAATTATAGACTAATGCAGTTTGATGTTTATCATTTCCATGACACTAGCGATACATCACCGCTAAAAGGTATGTGTGATCTGCATGATAACATTAGATTAAGAAGGAATGGTTCAAATTTGGCCTCTTTCCTTTATTATTTGAAAGAAAAAGAACCTAAGCATTTTAAACGCATAGAGCTCACTGTAAAGTCAATAGCACCATTTTTCGATCGATTTGTTTTACAACCTAATAGGTTAAATGAGCGGAAAATACAATTGGAATGGCAAGAAAAGGGTTTTCCAGATAGCTATTTTAATGCCTCTCATTTATCTGATGGTACTTTAAGGTTTATCTGTTTAGCTACCCTTTTGATGCAACCTAAACCACCTGCTACCATTATAATTGATGAGCCTGAGCTTGGATTGCATCCTGTTGCAATAAATAAACTGGCAGCCTTAATCAGAAAAGCTTCTGAAAATACACAGATAATCATATCTACCCAATCTATTAATTTAATTGACAATTTTAGTCCAGAAGATATTATTGTAACAGATAGATCGAAAGATGGATCCGTATTTAAAAGACTTAATTCGGAAGATTTACAAGATTGGTTAACCGAATATTCCCTAGGAGATTTGTGGGGTAAAAATCAACTTGGAGCACAACCTTATAGTATATAA
- a CDS encoding amidohydrolase produces MEQLKVTLLQAYLFWENAAKNLQNISLKLSDIRERTDLIVLPEMFNTGFTMNAVENAEKMDGKTVNWMRDTARKFNAVVTGSLIIEENGNFYNRMVWMRPDASYETYDKKHLFGLGEEDKTYTAGDKQVIVELKGWKIRLAICYDLRFPVWLRNHQQQYDLLLVVANWPEKRAHHWRMLIPARAVENQSFIIALNRVGYDGKQIYYSGDTTCLSPAGDVIYYKRDEEDLYTFTINKAEVERVRTEMPFLKDADDFNLI; encoded by the coding sequence ATGGAACAATTAAAAGTGACGCTCTTACAAGCCTATTTATTTTGGGAAAATGCTGCCAAGAATCTCCAAAATATAAGTTTGAAGCTATCTGATATTAGAGAGCGTACAGATTTAATTGTGTTGCCAGAAATGTTTAATACAGGTTTTACCATGAATGCTGTTGAAAATGCAGAAAAAATGGATGGTAAAACCGTTAACTGGATGCGAGATACCGCGAGAAAATTCAATGCCGTAGTTACCGGAAGCCTTATTATAGAAGAAAATGGCAATTTCTATAACCGTATGGTTTGGATGCGCCCAGATGCGAGCTATGAAACCTATGATAAAAAACACTTATTTGGTTTAGGAGAGGAAGATAAAACTTATACAGCTGGTGATAAACAGGTTATTGTAGAGCTTAAAGGCTGGAAAATAAGATTGGCCATTTGTTATGATTTACGTTTCCCGGTATGGCTAAGAAACCATCAACAACAATATGATTTACTTTTGGTGGTTGCCAATTGGCCCGAGAAAAGAGCGCATCACTGGCGTATGCTGATCCCTGCCAGAGCAGTTGAAAATCAATCATTTATCATCGCTTTAAACCGTGTTGGTTATGATGGTAAACAAATTTATTATAGTGGAGATACTACTTGTTTAAGTCCTGCTGGAGATGTTATCTACTATAAAAGAGACGAAGAAGACCTTTATACCTTTACCATTAATAAAGCTGAAGTAGAAAGGGTAAGAACAGAAATGCCTTTCTTGAAAGATGCTGATGATTTTAACTTGATTTAA